CCGCCGCCCGCAGGCTGCTGGCCCTGAGGCTGCTGCTGGGCGCCCTACTGGCCTGCACCGCTGCCTACGTGTACGTGGTGGACCCCGCGCCTTTCGAGGGGCTGGTGCCTCCCCTGCTGAGCCGCGCCGCTGTCTGGAAGCTCCGGGCCCTGCTGGGCCCATTCCTGCGCCTGGAGGTGGACGACTTCCTGCCCTTCTAGGCCGGAGGCCCAGCGGCCCCAGCGAGGAGGAGGCCAAGTGGCCGGCGTGGCCCCAGGTGCCCAGCGGCCGCGCTGGCCCCTGCCCACGGCACTGCCGCGCACCGTCCCCGCCAGGAGCTGCGGAGAAGGGTAGAGGCGGGGTCTGTCCTGAGGGCTGGGCCTGCTGCTGGACATATAGTCGTGACACACACGGTGCGTGTGAGCTTGTTTCCATGGAAACGGGGGGGGTGGCGCAGGCAGGAGGTTTTGCCGCCTTCTGAGGCCAGTCTCACACCAAGGTTTCCTCAGGGAGGGGCCTCTCCCTTAGGGACCATATGCCCCATCCGCCTGCTGGCCAGGCAGCCCCTCCGCGGgaagcccccagcccaccccaggcCACCAGGGAGGCCTCTGAGCAGAGGGTGTCACAGGACAGTCTCCACTGAAATTGAGGACCAGGGGTCCTCGGGCCTCATCCCTGGGGCCAGGCCCGATCAGCAGACCAGATCAGGTTCTCGGCCCTGAATCTGCTGACCCACCAACTTGGCAGCTCTTGCATAACCCTCCATCCCCATCTGGCCGACcacaccaccctctccacacTCGACTGGCCACCAgtaccccccacctcccacccctgtcccctcccccaacctagGATCCCTGTCCAGTCCAGCCTCCTGGCATTGCCCCAAGGCTCGGAGGACAGGGGGACCACGTTGGTGGACAGAGCTGTGGAGGTAAAcaccaaaaattttatttagggcATTAAATTGGGGCGGGGGAAATACCTTTGAGAACAATAGAGAATAGCTCTGTGGCTCACTCATCCCCAAGTGGGAGAATTAGAGGCACCGCCCAGGCAGGAAAAGGGCCAGCCCAGAGTCCCGCCCTGCCCCCCGGGGGCGTCCAGGCCCTGGCTGGCTGGAAGGGACTGCAGGGCATGGGGTAGCAGGGCCCTCTGAGCTCCCCCAGGTGCCGCATCTCGGAGTAAAAGAGTGAAGACGgccgggcagggctgggcagagcGGTCACCAGGAACACACTGGACTGGCAGGGTCTCCTCCCCGCCCTGGCAGGGTCTCCTCCCCGCCCTGGCAGGGCCCGGATGGCTCACCAGGCCGGCGGCTCCAAGAGGTTAAGGCATCTGTTCATGtgctgggtgtggggaggagggagtgcaGCGACCTGCAGGGGCAACCtgagacccccaccccagcccaacCCGCAGAGGcctgggctccctggggaggAAGTGGCGTCTAAAGTGCTGATCAGGCAGGGGAGGGCGGTGTGCTGGTCCCAGCAGCTCCGGGGCCCCTGCCTGGGGAGTGGAACCCCATGCAGCAGGTGGGGACTTCCTGAGGTGGGTGGGCACAGGGTCACAAGCCCCAGCGGGCTGGGAGTCAGTCAAGGTGCGGCTGGTGGAGAGAGgacccccagcccccggcccaggGTCTGTGGCTGCCTGGCTTCCTGGGCTGTCCTCTCCGCCCCAGAACTGCCTACTTGGTGTCCCGCTCAGGCCCCGAGAGACTGGGGAAAAGGCTGGAGGCAGCTGAGTGCAGGCGGCACATAGTCCCTCGGGGGGGTACCCCAGCAGCCGGGCTCCAGGGGGCCCGCAGCGGCGGGCGGTCCTCGGGGAGGCCAAGGTGGCATAGGTGCAGGCCGGGGGGCACCCTGGGCTGGCCACGCCGGCCCCATCCACGGCTGCAGGTGCCAATCCGCCCCCTGGGGGCCGCAGCGTCccatgagagagaagcagaaaggtgGAGGTCAGCATGGGGCAGAGCTGCCCAGGGCAGGGTCCGAGGCCCAGCTAGCCTCCTGCATTGGGCCAGCCCCCGCCCCAGATCCTCCCAGTCTTTGCCCTGGCTGTCTCAGCCCTAAAGAGCCATGGATTcccagtgcccccacccccaacatctgGCAGCAGGGCATTGGGTGGGTAGGGGAGGCTCAGGTGGCCAAGAGCGTGAGTTCCAGTGAGTGCAGCTGCAGGAGGTGGCAATGGCCCCCACAGGGCCCTCCGCCGATGGGTAGCCCCCTAGGCACCCCCTACTCCATCTCCCCCAAAAGCTCTTGGGTTCCCAGGGGGTTCCAGGGGGTTCCCAGGGGGTCTTGAGGCGGCTGCAACCCCAACCTTTCTTCAAATGCGCTGTTAACCACCAGGGATGCCGCAGACCCACGGGAGCCTCATGCTTGTCAGCCAAAGACCCATCGgccagcccccacctcccaagCTTCCAACTCCGCTTAAGTCAGTGAAAAAACCCACGAAGAATGCCCGTATGCCTGGCCAACGCCTCTCCCAGAGCCTGACccactctgctccccacccccggaGCCCCTGCATTGCAGCAACAGCCCTGGCCTTGCTCAAGGAAAGGAGCGAaatgactctttttctttttttaataaaattatagatatatagatgtagatataaaaacataaaacagacaCAACGCAAGCGGACGCTGCCGTGTGCTTACTCTCGGGTCCCTGGCGCCAGGCGGAACTCTGACCCCCGCCCCCGTGGGCTTCCCACGAGGGCGCCGAGGCTCCCGCAGGGCCTGGACTTGGCATGTCTTGGGGTAGGGAATCTCCAGTTTGGCAGGGGAGAGGACTCTTGGTCTCATGGGCCCCCTGTGGCAGCGTCCAGCCTGTGCCtgctcccacctgcccccccaGTCGCCTCCCACAAGAGCATAAAGCAGAGGTTAAGGCTTCAATGAAAGCGAGTTTCCCGGCAGTGGGGGCAGCGGGGGCCCGAGCATTAACACATGGGACGTGGCATGGCAGCTCAGCGCACAGACAATGGGGACGCACCCACCAGCTGGGTGAGACAGGACACACGGAGCCAGGACCCCACCCACAGCTGGCTGTCTGTCTGTGCCTCGTCCACCTGTCTCTCAGAACCCAGAGCCATCCCCGAGCTGGATGCCTGTAGGCTGGGGCTGGACTCCCCGAAGAGGAACTGGCCTGGCCAAGCTACAAGCTTCCAGCGGGTCCCTGAAAGGCAACGAGTTAGGAGCAGACGGGTGTTGGGGCCCCGGTCCAGGGCGGCCAGGGACCCAGGACTCTCTGTCCATCTCTGGGCCACGGTGACCCTTCTGTGAGGGGAGTAGGTGGGGACCGGCCTGGGGATAGCCTCAGGGGCACGAGGGCAGCAGGTGTAGATATAACCCACACCCCCTGGCCATCCCCGCCTGTGGGAGCCGGGGCACCGGCACACAGATCCCACGGCCTGGTGGCCCCTGGTCCCACTGAGCCCTGTCAAGCAGATGGGCAGATGGACAGGCGGAGGAAGAGGGGTAGGCTTGTTGGAGGCGTGGTCTCTTCCGCTGACGTGTCCACACCAGGCCTGGGCCTCCTGGTCTCCCGGAGCAGAGCAGTCGGGAGGGGAGGGCAGCCGCTGGGGGTCCTGGTCCCCGGGGCTCCACGGCGGATGGATGGCAGTCAGTCCTCACACTGAGATCTCGTACGTGGTCCCACCCACGCCGGACACCTTCTTAACGAGCGTGTGCCGGGCAGGGCTGGCGGAGGGCCCCGGGGGGCCAGCGGCAGGCCCCAGGCGGGCCAGGCCAGGGGACTGCCCGTTAAGCTTACTTGGGGGGGTCTTCAGCTGAGGGTGGTCCCTGCATCAAAACAAGCACATACACGCGCACACACAGTGAACACGGGACCACGGCATGACAGAGGCCAGCAGAGGCAACGGGACAGATGATGCAGACACAGACAAAGCCCGGGGTGGCCCCTGCCTCTCAGCTCAGGAGGGCCCACccagagggtgggtgggggtgcaCAGCCTGCAGAGAGGGGACTATGTTGCCACAGGACAGACAGATGTCAGAATGGCCATCAGCCCCCTCCCAGGTCTCTCAATCCCTCCCATTGGCACCAATCCCAGAGCACAGGGAGGCCAGATAGACACTGGCCAAGCCCCCAGGCCCTGCACTGTCCCAGTGCCCCAAGCTGAGGAGCCCAGGGGTGACTCTggctccttccctgctccctcttAGGAAAACAAGAGGCTGTCTTCCTGCCCTCCAGCCTGCCCAGTACTGGCCAACAGCATTTCTGACATCGCTGCCCAAACACTCACGAGGATGGGCTGCCCTCCTGTGGCTGCCATCCTACCTCACTGTCCAGCTGCCACCCACTGGGCCGGTTCCAGCCGCAGCAGGGGCCTCCTCACTGAGTCCATGCTCAAGGTGGCAGAGGAGACGACCTGATGACAGCCACACACCCCAGGCGCTCAGCTCATATACTTGGACCTGACCCTGTGAAGCAGCCATCCCTGCTTCCTATTACCCACCTGCCAGGAGCCTGGAACCAGCCTGCCCCTCTGGGCCTATTTCCCCATCTCTGAGCAAGGAAGCCCTTACTTCCTGCTCCCAGGCCATCATGTCCTGCTGCCGGATGATGTCCCCCAGACTCAGCCTCCTCGACCCACACCGTCTCCAGGGGAAGAAACCCCGGGGTGCCCCTGCCACTTGGTTGCACCAGCTGCAGGAGAATGTGCAGCCTTGGGGCTCAAGGTGCAAATCCTCCTCACCTGCTATCCTTGGATGTGTCAGGGCATCCTTGGAGCTGGGCAACCCTCACACAGTCTGGCCGGGAGCCTCTAAAGAGGATGAGCACCCCACTGCCCCCAGAGGCAACCACTGGCTTCCTAGATAGCCCCCGCATGCTCAGCTAAGAGGTCCTACAGGCAGTCAGACACCTGGCCTGTGCCgggaagccccccacccccagcacccaccTCTGCACGGCCAGCGAGGGTGGCGACTCCGGGAGGTCCGTGTGGATGAAGGCGACAGCTTTGGGGCCTGCATAGGAGGGTGAGCGGGgagtgctgggtggggagggcgggCCCTGACGCACCGGAGACCTGTGTGAGCCACTGCCAGGCCGAGGCCCGGGGGCATTGTTGTTGGCCAGGTCAGCCtgtagggaggaggaggaggtccgCGGGGCCCGGCTCACGGCGCTGGACAGCGAGGACAGCGAAGTCTGCAGCGCAGGGTTGCGGGCACCACCGAAGCCGGGCCCCGCCACTAGGTCATCTCTGGAGCCGTAGCGCAGGGCCGGGCCACGGGGGCCCTCGGACAGCACGCTGGCCTGCTGCAGGCTGTAGGAGCTGGGCGCGTCATAGACGCCCGAGTCGCCGAAGAGCGAGTCCGCCTGGGAGCGCAGCAGCCGTTGCCGCTCTTCCCTGTCCTTGCGCTCCTGGATGGAGGCCATGATGGTCCGGGACAGGTTATCGTAGCGCACAGGTGAGGGCTCCCGCGGCCGGGGACCCAGCACCGGGCTGAAGCTACGGGGCGGGGGCCGCGGTGGGTCACCCACCGCCCCTGGGTGCAAGTAGGGCGAGCGATAGCTGGCCACGCCGGCCGAGGGGTGGGCTGGGCATGTGTGGCCGCTGGGCGAGCCGGGGTTGAGCAGACTGTCGTAGGACAGGCTGCCGTTGCGGTTGGGCAGCGCGTGGGGGGCGAAGATGCTGCGGTGGGGTGTCGGGGGCCCGCCCTCAGAGCGCAGAGGCTGCAGGGCCACGTGGTCCCCAGCCCTCCGGCTGGCCGCCTTGAGGCTCAGGGAGCGCAAGGCACCCGAAAACGTGTCAGCAGCGCTGAGTGGCGGGGATGGGGGGTAGGCGGCGTGCAGGCCTCCGGACGTGTAGTCAGGAAGGTCCAGGCTGGGCTCTGACACAAAGTCCAGGCTGTGGATGCTGTCCTCTCCCAGCGTCAGGGAGTCGGGGCCAGTGACCtgtggggagagagggcacacatCTACTACGGCCCAGCCACCAGGTGCTCTGTGCCCCGCCCCTAGAGGCTACAATCTCAGTGACACGTGTAACCGACAAGCTGTTCCCGGAAGGTCTCCATCCCCTAACCACCTCTTCCTTGCCCACCACAGAAGGAAGTGGGGACAGGGGAGAAAAGAGCACCCAAACGCTGCCTCCCCAGGGAAGGCTAGGCACCCTTCTCCTGCCCCTACTTCTCCACAGAAGAGGAGGGGGCTGTGGGGACAGCCTCGGGAGCTGGGCCTTGAGGAGATAAAATAACCACACAGAGGCCCAGAGCCCTGCAGTCATGGCCACGTAAGACCAGAGCTGGGTACTGCATCTACCCAGGGCAGGCTCCTCAGAGCCCACACGGGGCAGGGCCTCCTGGGGGACAGCCATAGCAACAGCGAGGAGGggcctctctgagtctctgtgaAGCAAAGCAAGTAGGCACGGGCTTGGGCTGGGGATGAGAGCCTGCAGAACTCAAAACCCAGAGGGGATTTTGACAAACGTGTCCTCAGGGTCCTCAGGCCAGAATCCTTGTGGGACCCAGGACAATCCCATCAAGATGAGGCAGGCAAGGGTACCTAAAGCCCCCCATTCCCAAGAAAGGCTGATGGACACCCCTCCTGGGACAGGACCATGGCATGCTGGCCGAGGAGGCCCAGATTCCCTGCCTAGCCCAGAGATGCTGCTGCTGGCTTGAGCAGGGCATCAGTCCTGGGGGGAGGCGACCGACCAGTCCAGGCATACTGGCCCAGTCACAGGCTCGCCTCTTAGATGGCCACGAAAGAGGGTGGGCAGCCTGGGAATGTTTGGGGTTCTGGATCATTCCTCAGGCTGTCCAGGGTTGCCAACTGCTCCGCAGTGATCTCAGAGTACTTATAcaactcagaaaaaataaatgtgctttctTAAACAATCTCAAATTCTTCTGAAGCCTTCCCGTGGGCCTTACAGAGTGACTAATAGTGGAATTCCAGGCATCCTGGCACACACTGTCCCTGGGGGCAGCCGCCTACCAGGCCAGCGGGCAATGCCACCAGCCAAGGAGAAGGGGCCAGCCAGGACAGCCTGTGCCAGCCCTTCCTTCATGCCTAGCTGGAATTCCCACAGAGTGAGGTCCTGCTGGCGCCCACAAGGCTCTCTATGACCCTATGGCCCCAGGGACAGGGCCTCCTGGGGCAAATCCTCCAGGAGTGGGACCTAAGGGCTaaggcctctggggacagggtCTCCAGGAGGGGGAGAGTAGGACTTCCTGGGGTGGGGCCAGGCCTCCTCACCTGCTCACCAGGCCCGCAGAAGGGCGCCTTGGGACCCGAGGGAAAGGCAGGCCGGAACTTGTACATGGCAGGTGTCGGGGGGCTGGTCCTCTGCGCCGACAGGGCGCTCTCTGGGGAGATGGACCACGGTCAGGCTGGGGTCAGTCCatgtccctccctctgtctggCCACCACCACCTCACCAGCACTGCTCGGGCGTGGGGTCTGCAGGTCACCTCCGAACGTGCCGGCCTCCGCCTTGGGGGGCAGTGGCGGCCCCAGGTCCAGCGGCTTCTCATCCAGCCGGTCCAGACTGCCCTTGGACTGGGAGGGGGCGTGGTCAGTGTTGGGTAGGGTGTGGGCCAAGGGTGGGGCATAATTGGGGATTCctccctgagccctgggccctAGTCCCTTCTCCAGAATCTACCCAAATCCTCCCCCTTCCACTCCAGGCCCCTTCCAACAAAGCTGCTTCCTGCCTCCAAGGGTCTGCCCTTTACCCCACCCCCTACCTGACCCCAGGGCCCCCACCTTGCTGCGGCCCAGGCCAGACTTCAGCCCGTTGTCACTAAGCTTGACCTTGAGTGGGGCAGCTCGCTCCAGGAGCTCAGGCCGAAGGAAGGGCGGTTTCAGGCGAGCAGCCAGCGGCAGCCGGGGGGGCTCCACCACGTACCTgcgccgggggtgggggcagaggggtcAATGGCCAGACCAGGGTGACCGGGCCTGAACGCTCACCAAAGGCAAGGCTGGCCACACCTGCCAGAGGCAGAGGTCAACCGGGCTGAGGGTCCACACCTGCCCACCCCAAACCCGGCAGAGGCCCCTTGACACCCCATCCAGGCCTCACCGGGGTGCCAGAGGGCTGCACAGCACGTGCTCCACATTCCCATAGCAGCCTCGGGTGAAGGGGTTCACGCCCCCGCGGAACTTGCCCGTCACCTGTGGATGTGGGACCCCTCAGCCAGCCTGGCCACCCAAGGTCCAGGACAAGGCTGACAGGGACAGGCAGGGATGGCTGGGGTTCCT
This DNA window, taken from Mustela erminea isolate mMusErm1 chromosome 13, mMusErm1.Pri, whole genome shotgun sequence, encodes the following:
- the ZDHHC8 gene encoding probable palmitoyltransferase ZDHHC8 isoform X5, whose protein sequence is MPRSPGTRLKPAKYIPVATAAALLVGSSTLFFVFTCPWLTRAVSPAVPVYNGIIFLFVLANFSMATFMDPGVFPRADEDEDKEDDFRAPLYKNVDVRGIQVRMKWCATCHFYRPPRCSHCSVCDNCVEDFDHHCPWVNNCIGRRNYRYFFLFLLSLSAHMVGVVAFGLVYVLNHAEGLGAAHTTITMAVMCVAGLFFIPVIGLTGFHVVLVTRGRTTNEQVTGKFRGGVNPFTRGCYGNVEHVLCSPLAPRYVVEPPRLPLAARLKPPFLRPELLERAAPLKVKLSDNGLKSGLGRSKVTGPDSLTLGEDSIHSLDFVSEPSLDLPDYTSGGLHAAYPPSPPLSAADTFSGALRSLSLKAASRRAGDHVALQPLRSEGGPPTPHRSIFAPHALPNRNGSLSYDSLLNPGSPSGHTCPAHPSAGVASYRSPYLHPGAVGDPPRPPPRSFSPVLGPRPREPSPVRYDNLSRTIMASIQERKDREERQRLLRSQADSLFGDSGVYDAPSSYSLQQASVLSEGPRGPALRYGSRDDLVAGPGFGGARNPALQTSLSSLSSAVSRAPRTSSSSLQADLANNNAPGPRPGSGSHRSPVRQGPPSPPSTPRSPSYAGPKAVAFIHTDLPESPPSLAVQRGRIGTCSRGWGRRGQPRVPPGLHLCHLGLPEDRPPLRAPWSPAAGVPPRGTMCRLHSAASSLFPSLSGPERDTK
- the ZDHHC8 gene encoding probable palmitoyltransferase ZDHHC8 isoform X1, whose translation is MPRSPGTRLKPAKYIPVATAAALLVGSSTLFFVFTCPWLTRAVSPAVPVYNGIIFLFVLANFSMATFMDPGVFPRADEDEDKEDDFRAPLYKNVDVRGIQVRMKWCATCHFYRPPRCSHCSVCDNCVEDFDHHCPWVNNCIGRRNYRYFFLFLLSLSAHMVGVVAFGLVYVLNHAEGLGAAHTTITMAVMCVAGLFFIPVIGLTGFHVVLVTRGRTTNEQVTGKFRGGVNPFTRGCYGNVEHVLCSPLAPRYVVEPPRLPLAARLKPPFLRPELLERAAPLKVKLSDNGLKSGLGRSKSKGSLDRLDEKPLDLGPPLPPKAEAGTFGGDLQTPRPSSAESALSAQRTSPPTPAMYKFRPAFPSGPKAPFCGPGEQVTGPDSLTLGEDSIHSLDFVSEPSLDLPDYTSGGLHAAYPPSPPLSAADTFSGALRSLSLKAASRRAGDHVALQPLRSEGGPPTPHRSIFAPHALPNRNGSLSYDSLLNPGSPSGHTCPAHPSAGVASYRSPYLHPGAVGDPPRPPPRSFSPVLGPRPREPSPVRYDNLSRTIMASIQERKDREERQRLLRSQADSLFGDSGVYDAPSSYSLQQASVLSEGPRGPALRYGSRDDLVAGPGFGGARNPALQTSLSSLSSAVSRAPRTSSSSLQADLANNNAPGPRPGSGSHRSPVRQGPPSPPSTPRSPSYAGPKAVAFIHTDLPESPPSLAVQRGRIGTCSRGWGRRGQPRVPPGLHLCHLGLPEDRPPLRAPWSPAAGVPPRGTMCRLHSAASSLFPSLSGPERDTK
- the ZDHHC8 gene encoding probable palmitoyltransferase ZDHHC8 isoform X4, which produces MPRSPGTRLKPAKYIPVATAAALLVGSSTLFFVFTCPWLTRAVSPAVPVYNGIIFLFVLANFSMATFMDPGVFPRADEDEDKEDDFRAPLYKNVDVRGIQVRMKWCATCHFYRPPRCSHCSVCDNCVEDFDHHCPWVNNCIGRRNYRYFFLFLLSLSAHMVTGKFRGGVNPFTRGCYGNVEHVLCSPLAPRYVVEPPRLPLAARLKPPFLRPELLERAAPLKVKLSDNGLKSGLGRSKSKGSLDRLDEKPLDLGPPLPPKAEAGTFGGDLQTPRPSSAESALSAQRTSPPTPAMYKFRPAFPSGPKAPFCGPGEQVTGPDSLTLGEDSIHSLDFVSEPSLDLPDYTSGGLHAAYPPSPPLSAADTFSGALRSLSLKAASRRAGDHVALQPLRSEGGPPTPHRSIFAPHALPNRNGSLSYDSLLNPGSPSGHTCPAHPSAGVASYRSPYLHPGAVGDPPRPPPRSFSPVLGPRPREPSPVRYDNLSRTIMASIQERKDREERQRLLRSQADSLFGDSGVYDAPSSYSLQQASVLSEGPRGPALRYGSRDDLVAGPGFGGARNPALQTSLSSLSSAVSRAPRTSSSSLQADLANNNAPGPRPGSGSHRSPVRQGPPSPPSTPRSPSYAGPKAVAFIHTDLPESPPSLAVQRGRIGTCSRGWGRRGQPRVPPGLHLCHLGLPEDRPPLRAPWSPAAGVPPRGTMCRLHSAASSLFPSLSGPERDTK
- the ZDHHC8 gene encoding probable palmitoyltransferase ZDHHC8 isoform X3; translated protein: MPRSPGTRLKPAKYIPVATAAALLVGSSTLFFVFTCPWLTRAVSPAVPVYNGIIFLFVLANFSMATFMDPGVFPRADEDEDKEDDFRAPLYKNVDVRGIQVRMKWCATCHFYRPPRCSHCSVCDNCVEDFDHHCPWVNNCIGRRNYRYFFLFLLSLSAHMVGVVAFGLVYVLNHAEGLGAAHTTITMAVMCVAGLFFIPVIGLTGFHVVLVTRGRTTNEQVTGKFRGGVNPFTRGCYGNVEHVLCSPLAPRYVVEPPRLPLAARLKPPFLRPELLERAAPLKVKLSDNGLKSGLGRSKSKGSLDRLDEKPLDLGPPLPPKAEAGTFGGDLQTPRPSSAESALSAQRTSPPTPAMYKFRPAFPSGPKAPFCGPGEQVTGPDSLTLGEDSIHSLDFVSEPSLDLPDYTSGGLHAAYPPSPPLSAADTFSGALRSLSLKAASRRAGDHVALQPLRSEGGPPTPHRSIFAPHALPNRNGSLSYDSLLNPGSPSGHTCPAHPSAGVASYRSPYLHPGAVGDPPRPPPRSFSPVLGPRPREPSPVRYDNLSRTIMASIQERKDREERQRLLRSQADSLFGDSGVYDAPSSYSLQQASVLSEGPRGPALRYGSRDDLVAGPGFGGARNPALQTSLSSLSSAVSRAPRTSSSSLQADLANNNAPGPRPGSGSHRSPVRQGPPSPPSTPRSPSYAGPKAVAFIHTDLPESPPSLAVQRDHPQLKTPPSKLNGQSPGLARLGPAAGPPGPSASPARHTLVKKVSGVGGTTYEISV
- the ZDHHC8 gene encoding probable palmitoyltransferase ZDHHC8 isoform X2, coding for MPRSPGTRLKPAKYIPVATAAALLVGSSTLFFVFTCPWLTRAVSPAVPVYNGIIFLFVLANFSMATFMDPGVFPRADEDEDKEDDFRAPLYKNVDVRGIQVRMKWCATCHFYRPPRCSHCSVCDNCVEDFDHHCPWVNNCIGRRNYRYFFLFLLSLSAHMVGVVAFGLVYVLNHAEGLGAAHTTITMAVMCVAGLFFIPVIGLTGFHVVLVTRGRTTNEQVTGKFRGGVNPFTRGCYGNVEHVLCSPLAPRYVVEPPRLPLAARLKPPFLRPELLERAAPLKVKLSDNGLKSGLGRSKSKGSLDRLDEKPLDLGPPLPPKAEAGTFGESALSAQRTSPPTPAMYKFRPAFPSGPKAPFCGPGEQVTGPDSLTLGEDSIHSLDFVSEPSLDLPDYTSGGLHAAYPPSPPLSAADTFSGALRSLSLKAASRRAGDHVALQPLRSEGGPPTPHRSIFAPHALPNRNGSLSYDSLLNPGSPSGHTCPAHPSAGVASYRSPYLHPGAVGDPPRPPPRSFSPVLGPRPREPSPVRYDNLSRTIMASIQERKDREERQRLLRSQADSLFGDSGVYDAPSSYSLQQASVLSEGPRGPALRYGSRDDLVAGPGFGGARNPALQTSLSSLSSAVSRAPRTSSSSLQADLANNNAPGPRPGSGSHRSPVRQGPPSPPSTPRSPSYAGPKAVAFIHTDLPESPPSLAVQRGRIGTCSRGWGRRGQPRVPPGLHLCHLGLPEDRPPLRAPWSPAAGVPPRGTMCRLHSAASSLFPSLSGPERDTK